One region of Paenibacillus polymyxa M1 genomic DNA includes:
- a CDS encoding acid phosphatase, whose translation MKLLRKPLSVALLSLPLLLGSLGGSYASAATLPTTVTPTEPSWGYFVDHYKNNSAANKTESSNPTLGLLSEFNRLWTPGATWDTGTKLNSNVLDANIQKVIDIAARRTSSEADAAYLDDRRNQSYSVIDGLGSLTDVYRKKAGATTTINDVPADATTKKYEDEGTNAGDTSSSLGNVVNLVNTLRGDYSTTNPAKSYFSYPRPFRWSDNSVVVPSLIPALKSDATNDGGFPSGHTNAAYLSSIAMAYAMPERYQELLTRASELGNNRVVAGMHSPLDVMGGRVMATAMAASILSDPANSSLKKAAHQDAHEQLLSQKGTALDRFSNYATNKKNYNQRLTYGFSPINPTTKPMTVPKGAEVLLETRLPYLDSTQRRWVLATTGIPSGYPVLDDAEGWGRLNLFSAADGYGAFVNNVTVNMDASKGGFNALDRWRNNISGVGKLTKKGTGTLKLMGSNVYSGGTQIDQGILEGNSEAAFGSGAVTNNGGTLLKNNSGKLIVGGNYKQTAKGKLELNLGSKNDVLKIKGTAQLNGKLRLNFSNKYVPASGATILTYGKRNGAFSSIEAAGLPSNYKVKVVYTANSVQLKVTK comes from the coding sequence ATGAAATTGCTAAGAAAACCACTATCAGTGGCATTATTATCTCTACCTTTACTTCTAGGTTCTCTAGGTGGAAGTTATGCGAGTGCGGCCACGCTGCCAACGACAGTAACTCCAACAGAACCGTCATGGGGATATTTTGTAGATCATTATAAAAATAATAGTGCTGCTAATAAGACGGAAAGCTCCAATCCGACTCTCGGGCTGCTCTCTGAATTTAATAGGCTTTGGACTCCCGGCGCTACCTGGGACACGGGCACCAAGCTAAACAGCAATGTACTGGATGCTAATATTCAAAAAGTAATTGATATCGCTGCCCGTCGCACTTCCAGTGAGGCCGATGCGGCTTATTTGGATGATCGTCGAAATCAGAGCTACAGTGTAATCGACGGTCTGGGTTCGCTCACTGATGTATATCGAAAGAAGGCAGGCGCCACGACAACAATCAACGACGTCCCGGCCGATGCTACAACTAAAAAATATGAAGATGAGGGAACAAACGCAGGGGATACAAGTTCCAGTCTCGGCAACGTCGTGAATTTGGTCAATACCTTGCGCGGGGACTACTCTACGACGAACCCGGCTAAGTCTTACTTTAGTTATCCTCGTCCGTTTCGCTGGAGTGATAATTCAGTAGTTGTTCCAAGTCTGATCCCCGCTCTCAAATCTGATGCTACTAATGATGGCGGCTTTCCTAGCGGTCATACCAATGCTGCGTATCTCAGTTCTATTGCCATGGCCTATGCCATGCCGGAGCGTTATCAGGAATTACTGACACGAGCTTCGGAGCTGGGCAATAATCGTGTTGTTGCTGGTATGCATTCACCACTTGATGTCATGGGAGGACGTGTCATGGCAACAGCGATGGCTGCGTCCATCCTGTCTGATCCAGCCAATAGCAGCTTGAAGAAAGCAGCTCATCAGGATGCTCATGAACAATTGCTGTCCCAAAAAGGTACAGCCCTAGATCGTTTCAGCAACTATGCTACAAACAAGAAAAATTATAATCAACGATTAACGTACGGATTCAGCCCGATTAATCCAACGACGAAGCCAATGACAGTGCCTAAGGGAGCGGAGGTGCTGTTGGAGACACGCCTACCTTACCTTGACAGCACACAACGCCGTTGGGTATTGGCTACCACGGGGATTCCTTCCGGCTATCCTGTGCTTGACGATGCCGAAGGATGGGGCCGATTGAACCTGTTTTCCGCCGCGGATGGCTATGGTGCTTTCGTCAATAATGTTACAGTAAATATGGACGCCTCCAAAGGTGGTTTCAACGCATTGGATCGCTGGCGCAACAATATTTCCGGTGTTGGAAAGTTGACTAAAAAGGGAACAGGTACGTTGAAGCTTATGGGTAGCAATGTTTATTCCGGCGGTACACAGATCGATCAAGGCATACTCGAAGGTAATTCGGAGGCAGCTTTCGGAAGTGGTGCAGTTACGAATAACGGGGGAACTCTTCTTAAAAACAATTCTGGAAAGCTGATTGTTGGCGGGAATTACAAACAAACTGCCAAGGGAAAACTTGAACTCAACCTAGGCAGTAAAAATGACGTACTTAAAATTAAGGGAACAGCACAACTTAACGGGAAATTACGCCTGAATTTTTCTAACAAATATGTACCAGCTAGCGGTGCCACCATTTTAACCTACGGTAAACGCAATGGGGCATTCTCTTCCATTGAAGCAGCAGGTCTACCAAGCAATTATAAAGTGAAGGTTGTCTATACAGCCAATAGTGTTCAGTTAAAAGTCACGAAGTAA
- a CDS encoding sucrose-specific PTS transporter subunit IIBC: MSLEKEYVKIAQDVIKGLGGEDNIISMAHCATRLRLIVKDRDIIDDEFIENIDKAKGVFFTSGQYQIIFGTGTVNKVYEAMVGQNVSATSKAELKEKASTQDDNFFKRMIRVFGDVFVPIIPALVATGLFMGVRGLVTQPALLQLFGLTPDDISANFILFTQILTDTAFAFLPVLVCWSAFRVFGGSPILGILLGLMLVSPSLPTSWDVAQHVKEPLLFLGFIKIAGYQGSVLPAFIIGIVGAMMEKRIRKSVPEALDLILTPFLTLLLTLVLGLFVIGPIFHEVEVLILSAVTAILKLPFGIGGFIYGGINQIIVVTGLHHALNLIEIQMLVDGGWNMVNPISSASICAQAGAALAVGLKSKRLKTKSIAYPSAVSALLGITEPAIFGVNIRYGKPFVMGLIGGAVGGFFARIFNVQATGMSITAIPGLLLYLNNQIFLYALVCVIGFGVAFALTWIFGFKEKIENK, encoded by the coding sequence ATGAGTCTTGAGAAAGAATACGTTAAAATAGCCCAGGATGTCATTAAAGGGCTTGGCGGAGAAGACAATATTATTTCTATGGCACATTGTGCTACACGGTTGAGATTGATTGTAAAAGACAGGGACATTATTGATGATGAATTTATTGAGAATATTGATAAGGCAAAAGGGGTGTTTTTTACCTCCGGACAATATCAAATTATTTTTGGAACCGGTACCGTGAACAAGGTTTACGAAGCAATGGTCGGCCAGAACGTATCTGCTACATCAAAGGCAGAGCTGAAAGAGAAGGCCTCAACACAAGATGACAACTTTTTCAAAAGAATGATCCGGGTTTTCGGAGATGTATTTGTTCCCATTATCCCAGCATTGGTAGCTACCGGATTGTTTATGGGAGTTAGGGGCTTGGTAACTCAGCCTGCACTGCTTCAGTTATTTGGACTTACACCGGATGATATTTCTGCGAATTTCATATTATTTACACAAATACTGACCGATACCGCGTTTGCCTTTTTGCCTGTGCTGGTATGCTGGTCAGCGTTCAGAGTATTTGGCGGGTCGCCGATCTTGGGGATATTGCTCGGACTCATGCTGGTAAGTCCTTCTTTACCTACATCCTGGGATGTCGCTCAACATGTGAAGGAACCTCTTTTATTTTTGGGCTTCATCAAAATCGCAGGCTATCAGGGTTCAGTTCTGCCGGCGTTCATTATAGGGATCGTGGGAGCGATGATGGAGAAGAGAATCAGGAAATCCGTTCCCGAAGCACTGGACTTGATTTTGACACCGTTTCTGACATTATTGCTCACACTGGTACTGGGCTTGTTCGTGATTGGTCCCATCTTCCATGAAGTAGAGGTTTTAATATTATCGGCAGTTACAGCTATTTTGAAGTTGCCGTTTGGCATTGGCGGATTTATTTATGGAGGCATTAATCAGATTATTGTCGTTACCGGACTGCACCATGCGTTGAACCTGATCGAAATACAGATGCTGGTGGATGGCGGCTGGAATATGGTTAACCCGATCAGTTCGGCATCTATTTGTGCACAAGCGGGTGCGGCGTTAGCTGTCGGCTTGAAATCCAAAAGATTAAAAACCAAATCTATTGCCTACCCGTCTGCCGTGTCTGCACTGCTCGGCATTACAGAACCCGCTATTTTTGGGGTGAACATTCGATATGGCAAACCATTCGTGATGGGCTTGATTGGGGGAGCGGTTGGAGGATTCTTCGCACGTATCTTTAATGTTCAAGCAACAGGTATGTCGATTACAGCTATACCTGGTTTGTTATTGTATCTGAATAATCAAATTTTTCTGTATGCTTTAGTTTGTGTAATCGGTTTTGGTGTAGCATTTGCGTTGACGTGGATCTTTGGATTTAAAGAAAAAATAGAGAACAAATAA
- a CDS encoding glucose 1-dehydrogenase: MNCQYQYPYYGKETQCKEVPIAFPPQHQYRQPGLEYLVVPRPIFDNPKYIGTGKLQDRVAIISGGDSGIGRAVAVAFAKEGADVVIAYLDEHRDAMETRDVIHRLGRRCLLIPGDLRLRSNCCLVVQKTMETFGRIDILINNMGVQFVRESYLDISEQQLRDTFDTNIISFFHMTTEALPYMRAGASIVNTASVTAYVGQKNLIDYSATKGAIVSFTRALANNLVDQGIRVNAIAPGPIWTPLNPATQSPEVIRTFGSNTPMKRAGQPYELAPAYVLLASDDGSYITGQTLHVNGGQMVTT; this comes from the coding sequence ATGAATTGCCAATATCAATATCCTTATTATGGTAAAGAAACCCAATGTAAAGAAGTTCCGATTGCTTTTCCTCCCCAGCATCAATATAGACAGCCGGGGTTGGAATACCTGGTGGTTCCACGCCCTATATTTGATAATCCAAAGTATATCGGCACGGGAAAGCTTCAGGATCGGGTGGCTATTATTAGCGGCGGGGACAGCGGCATTGGTCGCGCGGTTGCAGTGGCTTTTGCCAAGGAAGGAGCCGATGTGGTCATTGCCTATCTCGATGAGCATCGAGATGCTATGGAAACCCGTGATGTCATTCACAGGCTTGGCCGACGTTGTTTGTTAATTCCGGGTGATCTAAGGCTAAGAAGCAACTGCTGTCTGGTTGTTCAAAAAACGATGGAAACCTTCGGTCGTATTGATATCCTCATTAATAATATGGGTGTTCAGTTTGTGCGCGAATCGTATCTGGATATCAGTGAACAGCAGCTTCGTGACACGTTTGACACGAATATTATTTCGTTCTTCCATATGACTACAGAAGCCTTGCCGTATATGCGGGCTGGGGCCAGCATCGTCAATACGGCATCGGTTACAGCCTATGTTGGGCAAAAGAATCTGATTGACTATTCAGCTACCAAAGGAGCCATTGTCAGCTTCACGCGTGCTTTGGCTAATAATCTGGTCGATCAAGGTATTCGCGTGAATGCCATTGCTCCCGGTCCGATCTGGACTCCGCTGAATCCGGCCACACAGTCGCCTGAAGTCATTCGTACCTTTGGCAGCAATACGCCGATGAAGCGGGCCGGGCAGCCTTATGAATTGGCTCCTGCCTATGTCCTGCTGGCTTCGGATGATGGCTCCTACATTACCGGCCAGACGCTGCATGTGAACGGCGGACAAATGGTGACGACTTAG
- the bglX gene encoding beta-glucosidase BglX, which yields MDNKTLLEKLNSLSIEEKIGQLIQLTGDFFEGDMDTVVTGPLKKLGLNTDYNIYNTGFILNITNPEKIIRLQTDYLEKSVHKIPLLFMADIIYGYRTIFPIPIAQACSWNYEEIENAASIAAQECYDEGIHVTFSPMVDMVRDPRWGRVMESPGEDTLLAKKYAQSVVLGIQGSNLESTAVPANKIAACVKHFAAYGAPVAGREYNAVDLSEHALREYYLPGYQAAIEAGAKLVMTAFNTLNGIPATGNEWLNRDVLRQEMNFDGVLISDYAAIEELIMHGYAEDEASAARLALLAGVDVDMKTAVYANQLKDVISDNSYMLELLNEAVYRVLKLKNDLGLFEDPYRGLQEIVKRSTSSILSDEHKQAALSLAEESVVLLKNENNVLPLSKETKVALMGPYAEENSTLGMWAIKGEQTDTINLKTGLLQLVGSDNLSVCRGSYLLPPDARETFDKYADKLAVETGSEEVLLQEAIRNANEAEVIVLALGESIYQSGEGGSRTNPTLPEPQLRLLHELSLLGKRIVLIVYSGRPLILTDVAGKVDAIVQAWYPGTMGGEALANILYGEVNPSGKLAMTFPRSVGQIPVYYNELNTGRPNLKENGSYRFASRYIDEVNEPLYPFGYGLSYTSFEYSLLTVSQKEMKTNESVDIRISVSNTGTYAGKETIQLYIRDKFASVARPVKELKDFKKVFLQSGETTIVEFSVDEDMLKFYGREMEYKSEPGEFEVYIGSSSQDILLSFSFTLLPEDKHE from the coding sequence ATGGACAACAAAACATTGCTTGAAAAATTGAACAGCCTATCAATAGAAGAGAAAATCGGCCAGCTCATCCAACTAACCGGTGATTTTTTTGAAGGTGACATGGATACGGTTGTGACGGGCCCTTTGAAAAAACTAGGGCTAAATACGGATTATAATATTTATAATACGGGCTTCATATTAAACATCACCAACCCGGAAAAAATAATCCGGTTGCAAACCGATTATTTGGAAAAATCGGTTCATAAAATTCCGCTGTTATTCATGGCAGATATTATCTACGGATACCGAACCATTTTTCCGATTCCGATTGCTCAAGCATGTAGTTGGAACTATGAGGAGATAGAGAATGCGGCTTCGATTGCTGCTCAGGAATGCTACGATGAAGGCATTCATGTAACCTTTTCCCCTATGGTAGATATGGTTAGAGATCCTCGCTGGGGGCGGGTGATGGAATCGCCCGGAGAGGATACATTGTTGGCAAAGAAATATGCCCAGAGCGTAGTTCTGGGAATCCAGGGCAGCAACTTGGAAAGCACAGCCGTGCCAGCCAATAAAATTGCCGCTTGCGTCAAACATTTTGCTGCTTATGGAGCGCCTGTCGCCGGACGTGAATACAATGCCGTGGATCTATCGGAGCATGCATTGCGAGAATATTATTTGCCTGGATATCAAGCTGCAATAGAAGCGGGTGCCAAGCTTGTCATGACGGCTTTTAATACGTTGAATGGTATCCCTGCGACTGGAAACGAGTGGCTTAACCGTGATGTACTAAGACAGGAAATGAATTTTGACGGTGTATTGATCTCGGATTACGCCGCTATTGAAGAGTTAATCATGCATGGTTATGCCGAAGACGAGGCTTCCGCCGCTAGGCTGGCATTGTTGGCAGGTGTAGATGTGGATATGAAGACGGCAGTGTACGCTAATCAATTGAAAGATGTAATATCTGATAATAGCTATATGCTGGAGCTTCTGAATGAAGCTGTATATCGTGTCTTAAAGCTGAAAAATGATTTGGGGCTGTTCGAGGACCCATACCGCGGATTACAGGAAATCGTTAAACGTTCAACAAGCAGTATTCTGTCAGACGAACATAAACAAGCGGCACTGTCCTTGGCAGAAGAATCCGTTGTGCTGCTGAAAAATGAAAATAATGTATTGCCGTTGTCAAAGGAAACGAAGGTAGCTTTAATGGGTCCCTATGCAGAAGAAAATTCTACCTTGGGCATGTGGGCGATTAAGGGAGAGCAGACAGACACTATAAATTTGAAAACAGGGTTGTTACAGCTTGTTGGCTCCGACAATCTCTCGGTATGCAGAGGAAGTTATCTGCTACCTCCTGATGCAAGGGAAACGTTCGATAAATATGCGGACAAGCTGGCTGTTGAAACAGGTTCCGAGGAAGTTCTACTGCAAGAAGCCATTAGGAATGCAAATGAAGCAGAAGTCATAGTCCTTGCCTTGGGAGAAAGTATTTATCAGAGCGGAGAAGGTGGATCACGAACGAATCCGACGCTTCCAGAGCCGCAATTGAGACTACTTCATGAATTAAGCTTATTGGGCAAAAGGATTGTTCTGATCGTATATAGTGGAAGACCTTTGATCCTTACCGATGTTGCTGGAAAAGTGGACGCCATTGTTCAGGCCTGGTATCCGGGAACGATGGGCGGAGAAGCGCTGGCCAATATACTGTATGGGGAAGTAAATCCGTCTGGGAAATTAGCGATGACCTTTCCACGTAGCGTCGGACAAATTCCGGTATACTACAATGAGCTGAATACAGGAAGACCGAATTTAAAGGAAAATGGCTCTTATCGCTTTGCGTCCCGATATATAGATGAAGTGAACGAACCCTTGTATCCGTTTGGCTATGGCCTATCCTATACCTCATTTGAATACAGTCTGTTAACCGTCAGCCAAAAGGAAATGAAAACAAATGAGTCAGTGGATATCCGTATTTCTGTATCCAATACTGGAACGTATGCTGGGAAAGAAACGATTCAATTATATATTCGCGATAAATTTGCAAGTGTTGCAAGACCCGTTAAAGAATTAAAAGACTTTAAAAAAGTATTTTTACAAAGCGGCGAGACTACAATTGTGGAATTTTCAGTGGATGAGGACATGCTTAAATTTTATGGACGTGAAATGGAGTATAAGAGTGAGCCAGGCGAATTTGAGGTTTATATCGGTTCAAGCTCACAAGACATTTTGCTAAGCTTTAGTTTTACTTTGTTACCGGAGGATAAACATGAATAA
- a CDS encoding EcsC family protein, whose amino-acid sequence MKQLIEYRESQDVLHQELKHIEKWEKEQKDIFFWEKIGRWPFMLLDRLTPKIIKDKLEQLLNEMGSFIQNGGKYLVKEETVLSKLNKTAREYIIQQNGADFASDPEDQLRAGENADAEHSEESTWDLKQAAELPLTIMDQTADDMTSGRITFATAQGATTGIGGVFTIAADIPILLGLSLKVLQEIALCYGFNPHDKQERIFIIKCMQFASSDIVGKKAVLEELALFDDPSRQAQVFSQMQGWKEVINTYRDQFGWKKLLQMVPIAGILFGSIANRSAISDVAEAGKMLYRKRRILKRLAEVENGLE is encoded by the coding sequence ATGAAGCAGCTTATAGAATATCGGGAAAGTCAGGATGTATTGCACCAAGAGCTGAAGCATATTGAGAAGTGGGAGAAGGAGCAGAAGGATATTTTTTTCTGGGAAAAAATCGGCAGATGGCCCTTTATGCTGCTGGATCGACTGACGCCCAAAATCATTAAAGACAAGCTGGAGCAACTGCTTAATGAGATGGGCAGCTTCATTCAGAATGGCGGCAAATATTTGGTGAAAGAAGAAACAGTTCTGAGCAAGTTAAACAAGACGGCCCGTGAATATATAATTCAGCAAAATGGTGCAGATTTCGCCTCGGATCCGGAGGATCAGCTCCGTGCCGGGGAAAATGCAGATGCGGAGCATAGTGAGGAATCCACGTGGGATTTGAAGCAGGCGGCAGAGCTCCCACTAACGATCATGGATCAGACTGCGGACGATATGACGTCGGGACGCATTACCTTTGCCACCGCTCAGGGAGCAACCACGGGGATTGGCGGTGTATTTACAATTGCGGCGGATATCCCTATTTTGCTCGGCTTGTCACTCAAGGTGCTTCAGGAAATCGCTTTGTGCTATGGCTTTAACCCCCATGATAAGCAGGAACGCATTTTTATTATTAAATGTATGCAATTTGCTTCATCCGATATTGTGGGTAAAAAGGCTGTATTAGAGGAACTGGCCTTGTTCGATGATCCTTCACGTCAGGCACAGGTTTTTTCCCAGATGCAGGGATGGAAAGAGGTCATTAACACCTATCGCGATCAGTTTGGATGGAAAAAGCTGCTGCAAATGGTCCCGATTGCAGGCATTTTGTTTGGCTCCATTGCCAATCGCAGTGCGATTAGTGACGTAGCTGAAGCGGGGAAAATGCTGTATCGGAAGCGTCGTATTTTAAAGCGTTTAGCAGAAGTAGAGAATGGGTTGGAGTAG
- a CDS encoding MFS transporter, whose amino-acid sequence MTTKSATKKETGQSLPLQGPQAKGTVFAILIAISFVHLFNDSIQSVIPAIFPILKESMSLSYTQIGWISFAINFTASIMQPVIGLFSDKRPTPAILPIGMGFTLTGMLLLAYAADYKAVLIAVIFVGLGSAAFHPEGSRVSHMAAGSRRGLAQSIFQVGGNAGQSLAPMLTSWIFIPLGQFGAIWFTGIAAAGIVVQSFIARWYGNVLRTEGIARKKTATRRMKPEVRSRIMFAMIVLILLVFVRSWYSTSIGSYYSFYLMEVFKMPLADAQLYIFLFLGAGALGTFFGGPLADRFGKRNMIFLSMVLAAPLALLLPYANQFWTAILLAIIGFIMLSSFSVTVVYAQMLVPGKIGTVSGLITGLAFGLGGVGALVLGNWIDKVGITNIMFLCGFLPLLGILTFLLPTDKTLNRWAEENGVEV is encoded by the coding sequence ATGACTACTAAATCTGCTACAAAAAAAGAAACGGGCCAATCGCTCCCCCTCCAGGGGCCGCAAGCGAAAGGCACCGTTTTTGCGATTCTGATTGCGATCAGTTTCGTCCATCTGTTCAATGACTCGATTCAATCGGTCATTCCAGCGATCTTTCCGATCTTGAAGGAATCTATGAGCCTGAGCTACACGCAGATCGGCTGGATTTCATTCGCCATCAACTTTACAGCTTCAATTATGCAGCCTGTAATTGGCTTGTTTTCGGACAAACGGCCTACGCCCGCTATCCTTCCTATCGGTATGGGCTTTACGCTCACTGGTATGCTGCTGCTCGCCTATGCAGCCGATTATAAAGCGGTGCTAATCGCAGTCATCTTCGTGGGTTTAGGCTCAGCTGCCTTTCACCCCGAAGGCTCGCGTGTATCCCATATGGCGGCAGGATCACGCCGGGGATTGGCACAATCCATTTTCCAGGTCGGCGGCAATGCAGGTCAATCGCTGGCACCGATGCTCACAAGCTGGATTTTTATCCCGTTGGGGCAGTTTGGCGCTATCTGGTTCACAGGCATTGCGGCAGCCGGAATTGTAGTGCAATCATTCATTGCCCGCTGGTACGGTAACGTCCTGCGTACAGAAGGCATTGCACGCAAAAAAACGGCGACACGCCGCATGAAACCCGAAGTGCGCAGCCGTATTATGTTTGCCATGATTGTCCTCATTCTGCTGGTATTTGTTCGTTCGTGGTATTCGACCTCGATCGGCAGTTACTATTCGTTTTACCTGATGGAAGTATTTAAAATGCCATTGGCTGACGCACAGCTGTACATTTTCCTGTTCCTCGGAGCTGGAGCGCTGGGCACCTTTTTTGGCGGCCCGCTGGCAGACCGTTTTGGTAAACGCAATATGATTTTTCTGTCCATGGTATTAGCTGCACCGCTGGCGCTGCTATTGCCTTATGCCAACCAATTCTGGACGGCGATCCTGCTGGCGATTATCGGATTTATTATGTTGTCCAGCTTTTCGGTCACAGTCGTATATGCACAGATGCTCGTGCCTGGCAAAATCGGGACGGTGTCCGGTCTCATTACAGGCCTGGCTTTTGGTCTGGGCGGTGTGGGCGCACTCGTGCTCGGCAATTGGATCGACAAAGTAGGCATCACCAACATCATGTTCCTGTGCGGCTTTTTGCCACTGCTCGGCATTTTAACCTTCTTACTTCCTACAGACAAAACCCTGAATCGCTGGGCGGAAGAAAATGGAGTCGAAGTGTAA
- a CDS encoding Lrp/AsnC family transcriptional regulator, producing MELFVPDDTDLRILHHLIEDSSLTHKEIGQLVHLTGQAVGTRVRKMQDAGIIEGYTLRWNPEKIGQTIHAFITVFLNSGTTHSAFQTFAREHPSIVEIHRVSGEGCYWMRVRMSSQSELNTMLDELTKFGNYKLSFSIGEI from the coding sequence ATGGAACTATTCGTACCTGATGACACCGACCTGCGCATTCTTCATCATTTAATTGAAGACAGCTCTTTAACGCACAAGGAGATTGGTCAGCTTGTTCATTTGACAGGCCAAGCAGTAGGGACACGTGTTCGAAAAATGCAGGATGCAGGTATTATTGAAGGCTATACACTGCGCTGGAACCCGGAGAAAATTGGGCAGACGATTCATGCCTTTATTACGGTATTTTTAAATTCAGGAACGACTCACAGTGCTTTTCAGACTTTTGCACGGGAGCATCCCTCTATTGTCGAAATCCATCGGGTAAGTGGGGAAGGCTGTTATTGGATGCGGGTGCGCATGTCATCACAGTCAGAGTTAAATACCATGCTGGATGAACTTACGAAGTTTGGTAACTACAAATTGAGCTTTTCCATTGGTGAAATTTAA
- a CDS encoding MBL fold metallo-hydrolase, producing MKITLIRNATLWIEYAGVKFLIDPMLSDAGLNPPVPNTENTFRNPLVPLPPQWQTLGQPDVVIVTHLHPDHWDPAAVRWLDKQIPVFCQPGNEEQIMADGFTQVTPISVAGSVGKIEITRTTGHHGTGEIGEQMGAVSGFVFQAPGEPVVYVAGDTIWCSEVAEALDKFRPDWTIVNAGGARFTVGDPIIMTAQDVTAVAQHAPYTQVVAVHMEAINHCVLTRSELTEHINREGLEKRVHIPADGATISA from the coding sequence ATGAAAATCACACTAATCCGCAACGCAACCTTATGGATCGAATACGCTGGAGTAAAATTTCTGATTGATCCGATGCTGAGTGATGCTGGCCTAAATCCACCAGTTCCCAATACGGAAAACACTTTCCGCAATCCGCTGGTTCCCTTGCCACCACAATGGCAGACGCTTGGACAGCCTGACGTGGTCATCGTCACGCATTTGCATCCAGACCATTGGGACCCGGCGGCAGTACGCTGGCTGGACAAACAAATTCCTGTCTTCTGCCAGCCCGGAAATGAAGAACAAATCATGGCTGACGGTTTTACACAGGTTACTCCGATTTCGGTGGCTGGCTCAGTCGGGAAAATCGAGATTACCCGTACAACCGGGCATCACGGTACCGGAGAAATCGGGGAACAGATGGGAGCCGTATCTGGCTTTGTATTTCAGGCTCCAGGTGAGCCTGTCGTCTATGTGGCCGGGGATACCATTTGGTGCAGTGAAGTCGCGGAAGCACTGGATAAATTCCGCCCTGACTGGACGATCGTGAACGCTGGAGGAGCGCGGTTTACGGTGGGTGATCCCATTATTATGACTGCCCAAGATGTAACGGCTGTTGCACAGCATGCCCCTTACACACAAGTCGTTGCTGTCCATATGGAAGCAATCAACCATTGTGTACTGACTCGCTCCGAGCTTACGGAACATATCAATCGTGAAGGTCTGGAGAAGCGTGTCCATATTCCGGCAGATGGAGCAACGATTTCGGCATAA
- a CDS encoding GNAT family N-acetyltransferase — MNNVELVPYHCEHDAILHTFYLPEVQKQFTGMPAEMLALAKEDPHRHPVVITATGRPVGFFILYDGDELADYTNTSEALLLRAFSIHYADQGQGFAKQGLLLLPQFISRHFPHIREIVLGVNARNQAAQNLYLKCGFINEGNTKMGQHGLQHIFKMSL; from the coding sequence ATGAATAATGTAGAGCTTGTCCCTTACCATTGTGAGCATGATGCTATTTTACATACCTTTTATTTGCCTGAGGTGCAGAAGCAATTTACTGGAATGCCAGCTGAAATGCTGGCACTAGCCAAGGAAGACCCACACCGCCATCCCGTCGTCATTACGGCTACTGGAAGGCCGGTTGGATTTTTCATTTTATACGATGGAGATGAATTAGCAGACTATACGAATACTTCTGAGGCACTGTTGCTACGTGCGTTTTCTATTCATTATGCAGATCAGGGACAAGGGTTCGCTAAACAAGGGCTGCTTCTGCTACCACAGTTCATCTCTAGACACTTTCCACATATTCGCGAGATTGTACTGGGCGTCAATGCCCGTAATCAAGCTGCCCAAAATCTGTATCTCAAATGCGGCTTTATCAATGAAGGTAACACTAAAATGGGACAACACGGCTTACAGCATATTTTTAAAATGAGCCTATAA